From a single Pseudorasbora parva isolate DD20220531a chromosome 15, ASM2467924v1, whole genome shotgun sequence genomic region:
- the LOC137041816 gene encoding uncharacterized protein, giving the protein MSSSPAMEVLSRANSLFALDLYRALSASNAEGNMFFSPLSVSAALAMVYLGARGDTAKEMEKVLSFSSVSDVHSHFESLTSSINSPSASYILKLANRLYGEKTFSFLPEYLESTLKLYHAELQAVDFIGATEDSRKLINTWVEEQTENKIKDLLKPGMVTEMTRLVLVNAIYLKGDWMDKFNARDTKEMPFKINQNESRPVEMMYQKEMFPIRSIPEHDLQVLELPYKDDELSMLILLPNETQDGSDPLLKLESELTLDKLLDWSKRDKMSTQIDVKVHLPKIKVEFESSLSATLQRMGMSSVFGSKANLTGMSSQDGLFVSEMIHKAFVNVNEEGTEAAAATALHFCGSAMSEPEFQIFRADHPFIFFIRHNPTNSILFLGRFRGPKPDILASSPVMEGLSRANSLFALDLYRALSASNAEGNMFFSPLSVSAALAMVYLGARGDTAKEMEKVLSFSSVSDVHSHFESLTSSINRPSASYILKLANRLYGEKTYSFLPEYLESTLKLYHAELQAVDFIGAAEDSRKLINTWVEEQTENKFKDLLQPGMVTGMTRLVLVNAIYFKENWMHLFEARDTKEMPFKINQNESRPVEMMYQKKIFPFRSIPEHDLQVLELPYKDEELSMLILLPKETQDGSDPLLKLESELTLDKLLDWTDIHNISFWMDVKVYLPKFKVEFESSLSATLHRMGMSSVFGSKANLTGMSSQDGLFISEMIHKAFVNVKEEGTEATAATAVYLLGCARMPEFQIFRADHPFIFFIRHNPTNSILFLGRFRGPV; this is encoded by the exons a TGTCTTCATCCCCAGCTATGGAGGTTCTCAGTCGCGCTAACAGTCTCTTCGCTCTGGATCTCTATCGGGCTCTGAGCGCGAGTAACGCGGAGGGAAACATGTTCTTTTCCCCGCTGAGCGTCAGCGCCGCGCTCGCTATGGTCTACTTGGGAGCCCGAGGAGACACAGCCAAAGAAATGGAGAAG GTTTTGTCCTTCAGTTCTGTCTCTGATGTTCACTCTCATTTTGAGTCCCTCACCTCATCGATCAACAGTCCATCGGCCTCCTACATCCTCAAACTGGCCAACCGCCTCTATGGAGAGAAAACCTTCAGCTTCTTACCC GAGTATCTGGAGTCCACGCTGAAGCTGTACCACGCTGAGCTTCAGGCTGTGGACTTCATTGGAGCGACTGAGGACTCACGAAAGCTCATTAACACATGGGTGGAGGAGCAGACGGAGA ATAAAATCAAAGATCTTCTCAAGCCGGGAATGGTGACTGAGATGACCCGTTTAGTTCTGGTTAATGCCATCTACTTAAAAGGGGACTGGATGGACAAATTTAATGCAAGAGACACTAAAGAAATGCCCTTTAAGATAAACCAG AATGAGAGCCGGCCTGTGGAAATGATGTACCAGAAGGAAATGTTCCCCATCCGAAGCATCCCAGAGCATGATCTGCAGGTGCTGGAGTTGCCGTATAAAGATGATGAGCTCAGCATGTTGATCCTTCTTCCAAACGAAACTCAGGACGGCTCTGATCCTCTTCTGAAG ctGGAGAGTGAGTTGACCCTTGACAAGCTGCTTGACTGGAGCAAAAGAGATAAAATGTCCACGCAGATAGATGTCAAAGTCCATTTGCCAAAGATCAAGGTGGAGTTTGAGAGCTCCCTATCAGCAACACTGCAAAGGATGGGTATGAGCTCTGTGTTCGGATCAAAGGCTAATCTGACCGGCATGAGCAGTCAGGACGGCCTCTTCGTTTCAGAGATGATTCACAAGGCCTTTGTGAACGTGAATGAGGAAGGCACTGAGGCGGCAGCAGCAACTGCACTCCATTTTTGTGGCAGTGCCATGTCTGAACCAGAATTCCAGATTTTCAGGGCTGATCACCCGTTCATTTTCTTTATCAGACACAACCCCACTAACAGCATCCTCTTTCTTGGCAGATTCAGAGGCCCA aaacccGATATTTTGGCTTCATCCCCAGTCATGGAGGGTCTCAGTCGCGCTAACAGTCTCTTCGCTCTGGATCTCTATCGGGCTCTGAGCGCGAGTAACGCGGAGGGAAACATGTTCTTTTCCCCGCTGAGCGTCAGCGCCGCGCTCGCTATGGTCTACTTGGGAGCCCGAGGAGACACAGCCAAAGAAATGGAGAAG GTTTTGTCCTTCAGTTCTGTCTCTGATGTTCACTCTCATTTTGAGTCCCTCACCTCATCGATCAACAGACCATCGGCCTCCTACATCCTCAAACTGGCCAACCGCCTCTATGGAGAGAAAACCTACAGCTTCTTACCC GAGTATCTGGAGTCCACGCTGAAGCTGTATCACGCTGAGCTTCAGGCTGTGGACTTCATTGGAGCGGCTGAGGACTCACGAAAGCTCATTAACACATGGGTGGAGGAGCAGACGGAGA ATAAATTCAAAGATCTTCTCCAGCCGGGAATGGTGACTGGGATGACCCGTTTAGTTCTGGTTAATGCCATCTACTTTAAAGAAAACTGGATGCACTTATTTGAAGCAAGAGATACTAAAGAAATGCCGTTTAAGATAAACCAG AATGAGAGCCGGCCTGTGGAAATGATGTACCAGAAGAAAATATTTCCCTTCAGAAGCATCCCAGAGCATGATCTGCAGGTGCTGGAGTTGCCATATAAAGATGAGGAGCTCAGCATGTTGATCCTTCTTCCAAAAGAAACTCAGGACGGCTCTGATCCTCTTCTGAAG ctGGAGAGTGAGTTGACCCTTGACAAGCTGCTTGACTGGACCGATATTCATAACATATCCTTCTGGATGGATGTCAAAGTCTATTTGCCAAAGTTCAAGGTGGAGTTTGAGAGCTCCCTATCAGCAACACTGCACAGGATGGGTATGAGCTCTGTGTTCGGATCAAAGGCTAATCTGACCGGCATGAGCAGTCAGGACGGCCTCTTCATTTCAGAGATGATTCACAAGGCCTTTGTGAACGTGAAAGAGGAAGGCACTGAGGCGACAGCTGCAACTGCAGTCTATTTGCTTGGCTGTGCCCGAATGCCAGAATTCCAGATTTTCAGGGCTGATCACCCGTTCATTTTCTTTATCAGACACAACCCCACTAATAGCATCCTCTTTCTTGGCAGATTCAGAGGCCCAGTCTAG
- the LOC137040938 gene encoding uncharacterized protein isoform X2 yields the protein MVMRCILGCSPPKPLFPIPKTPWLRARWLEFLHFDEGGITENTRLCARHFTQESFKNFRQHEMGFVKLLLLTGSAVPSVYTVGAPASAKPLTRDVGCQCSPKPTRSTAVQAARSTPRPKRRSKAVQVKPPTLSIGMSSSAKRLGSILNVTSSQTNKRQRVKEEAEDCEIGETWSSSSEESTASDLPYPSLLLTTMMEVQIGNTSGEDGHSLKG from the exons atggtGATGAGATGTATTTTAGGCTGTTCTCCTCCAAAACCCCTCTTCCCGATCCCCAAAACCCCGTGGCTGCGCGCCCGCTGGCTGGAGTTCCTGCACTTTGATGAAGGAGGAATAACGGAGAACACGCGGTTGTGCGCGCGCCACTTCACGCAGGAAAGCTTTAAAAACTTCCGGCAACACGAGATGGGGTTCGTGAAGCTGCTGCTGCTCACGGGCTCGGCCGTGCCGTCGGTGTACACGGTCGGAGCGCCCGCGAGCGCGAAG CCTCTGACACGGGACGTGGGCTGCCAGTGCTCCCCCAAACCCACGAGGAGCACCGCGGTGCAGGCGGCGCGCTCGACCCCGAGGCCCAAACGGCGGAGCAAAG CGGTCCAGGTGAAGCCCCCCACCCTCTCTATCGGGATGTCCAGCTCTGCTAAGCGTCTTGGCAGCATCCTCAATGTAACGTCTTCTCAAACCAACAAAAGACAGCGCGTGAAAGAAGAAGCAGAAGATTGCGAGATCGGCGAGACCTGGTCGAGCAGCTCAGAGGAGTCGACAGCATCGGATTTGCCCT ATCCCTCTTTGCTGCTCACTACTATGATGGAAGTGCAGATTGGGAATACGTCAGGTGAAGACGGCCACAGTTTGAAAGGTTGA
- the LOC137040938 gene encoding uncharacterized protein isoform X1 → MVMRCILGCSPPKPLFPIPKTPWLRARWLEFLHFDEGGITENTRLCARHFTQESFKNFRQHEMGFVKLLLLTGSAVPSVYTVGAPASAKPLTRDVGCQCSPKPTRSTAVQAARSTPRPKRRSKAVQVKPPTLSIGMSSSAKRLGSILNVTSSQTNKRQRVKEEAEDCEIGETWSSSSEESTASDLPCESDVNQEDSDTSLFAAHYYDGSADWEYVR, encoded by the exons atggtGATGAGATGTATTTTAGGCTGTTCTCCTCCAAAACCCCTCTTCCCGATCCCCAAAACCCCGTGGCTGCGCGCCCGCTGGCTGGAGTTCCTGCACTTTGATGAAGGAGGAATAACGGAGAACACGCGGTTGTGCGCGCGCCACTTCACGCAGGAAAGCTTTAAAAACTTCCGGCAACACGAGATGGGGTTCGTGAAGCTGCTGCTGCTCACGGGCTCGGCCGTGCCGTCGGTGTACACGGTCGGAGCGCCCGCGAGCGCGAAG CCTCTGACACGGGACGTGGGCTGCCAGTGCTCCCCCAAACCCACGAGGAGCACCGCGGTGCAGGCGGCGCGCTCGACCCCGAGGCCCAAACGGCGGAGCAAAG CGGTCCAGGTGAAGCCCCCCACCCTCTCTATCGGGATGTCCAGCTCTGCTAAGCGTCTTGGCAGCATCCTCAATGTAACGTCTTCTCAAACCAACAAAAGACAGCGCGTGAAAGAAGAAGCAGAAGATTGCGAGATCGGCGAGACCTGGTCGAGCAGCTCAGAGGAGTCGACAGCATCGGATTTGCCCTGCGAGTCTGATGTCAATCAGGAGGACAGTGACAC ATCCCTCTTTGCTGCTCACTACTATGATGGAAGTGCAGATTGGGAATACGTCAGGTGA